One Thomasclavelia spiroformis DSM 1552 DNA window includes the following coding sequences:
- a CDS encoding FAD-dependent oxidoreductase, with the protein MKKKTLIIGGVAGGATTATRLRRRDEEMEIIMFERGKYISYANCGLPYYIGDTIKSRDALLLQTPEAMESKYNVDVRTLNEVIEIIPDQKKVIVKNLKTDEIYEESYDNLVIATGSSPIKPNISGIDGKNIFTLWNVHDMDVIKAHIKENKPKSAAVIGGGFIGLEMAENLHNANLNVTLIEMQDQVMAPLDKEMANLLHENMIANQVNLILNDGVKAFYEKDNKTKIELNSGKEVIVDMVILSIGVKPNSELASKAKIALNQRKGIIVDEYLKTSVDNIYAVGDVIEVENYITKEKTMVPLAGTANKQARILADNLCGDKKKYRGSKATAIAKVFDLNAASVGINEKQLKAIKKVKNKDYFTALINQKSHAGYYPGATTLTLKMIFDAKGKIYGAQIVGQDGVDKRIDTLATTIRLNGTIYDLMELELSYAPPFSLAKDPVNMLGFVAENILSHKANFIEWDEVDALLVNKDKKDDFIVLDVTEEMERMAFAIDGSYHIPLGSLRQRLNELDKNKLIIPYCAVGVRSYNAARILMQNGFDRVAILSGGTTFYKSMHYKQTTIKKDDNTTNNDNHDEKNVDDGEVKILDCSGLQCPGPIMKVSEALNEMENNEILKVSASDMGFMADIASWCKKTGNTLLKTMRVNNENIVYIKKGLNVIENKSEVKDGKTMVVFSGDLDKVLASFIIANGAAAMNRPVTMFFTFWGLNVLRKSENIKVKKSFIDKLFGLMMPRGSRKLKLSKMNMAGIGTSMMKKVMNDKNVDSLEILMKKAIDNGVRLVACTMSMDIMGITKDELIDGVEFGGVASYLADAEDANVNLFI; encoded by the coding sequence ATGAAAAAAAAGACTTTGATTATTGGCGGTGTTGCTGGAGGGGCAACTACAGCCACAAGACTTAGAAGAAGAGATGAAGAGATGGAAATTATTATGTTTGAAAGAGGTAAATATATTTCTTATGCAAACTGTGGATTACCTTATTATATTGGAGATACAATAAAAAGTCGCGATGCTTTATTATTACAAACACCTGAAGCAATGGAGAGTAAATATAATGTTGATGTTCGAACATTAAATGAAGTTATTGAAATAATTCCTGATCAAAAAAAGGTAATTGTAAAAAATTTAAAAACTGATGAAATTTATGAAGAAAGTTATGATAATTTAGTTATTGCAACTGGTTCATCACCTATTAAACCAAATATTTCTGGTATTGATGGAAAAAACATTTTTACATTATGGAATGTCCATGACATGGATGTAATTAAAGCTCATATAAAAGAAAATAAACCAAAAAGTGCAGCAGTTATTGGAGGGGGATTTATTGGTTTAGAAATGGCTGAAAATCTTCATAATGCCAATCTTAATGTTACTTTAATTGAAATGCAAGATCAGGTCATGGCACCACTTGATAAGGAAATGGCTAATTTACTTCATGAAAATATGATTGCAAATCAAGTTAATTTGATTTTAAATGATGGTGTAAAAGCATTTTATGAAAAAGACAATAAAACAAAAATAGAATTAAATAGTGGTAAAGAAGTTATTGTGGATATGGTTATATTATCTATTGGCGTCAAACCTAATAGTGAATTAGCTTCAAAAGCTAAGATTGCTTTAAATCAAAGAAAAGGAATTATTGTTGATGAATATTTAAAAACATCTGTTGATAATATTTATGCAGTAGGAGATGTAATTGAAGTTGAAAATTACATTACTAAAGAAAAAACAATGGTTCCATTAGCAGGAACTGCTAATAAACAAGCACGTATTTTGGCAGATAATTTGTGTGGTGATAAGAAAAAATATCGTGGTTCAAAGGCAACAGCGATTGCTAAAGTATTTGATTTAAATGCAGCTAGTGTAGGAATCAATGAAAAGCAATTAAAAGCAATAAAAAAAGTAAAAAATAAAGACTATTTCACTGCATTGATCAATCAAAAATCTCATGCTGGATATTATCCAGGAGCTACAACTTTAACATTAAAAATGATTTTTGATGCTAAAGGGAAAATCTATGGGGCACAAATAGTTGGGCAAGATGGGGTAGATAAACGTATCGATACTTTGGCTACAACAATTAGATTAAATGGAACTATTTATGATTTAATGGAATTGGAATTATCATATGCACCACCGTTTTCTTTGGCTAAAGACCCTGTTAATATGTTAGGATTTGTAGCTGAAAATATATTAAGTCATAAAGCTAATTTTATTGAATGGGATGAAGTTGATGCATTATTAGTCAATAAAGATAAAAAAGACGATTTTATTGTTCTTGATGTAACAGAAGAAATGGAAAGAATGGCTTTTGCAATCGATGGTTCTTATCATATTCCTTTAGGAAGCTTACGTCAGCGTTTAAATGAACTAGATAAAAATAAGCTAATTATTCCATATTGTGCTGTTGGAGTTCGTTCTTATAATGCTGCTAGAATATTGATGCAAAATGGGTTTGATCGAGTAGCAATTTTATCTGGTGGAACAACGTTTTATAAATCGATGCACTATAAGCAAACAACTATAAAAAAAGATGATAATACTACTAATAATGATAATCATGATGAAAAAAATGTTGATGATGGAGAAGTGAAAATTTTAGATTGTAGTGGGTTACAATGTCCAGGGCCTATTATGAAAGTAAGCGAAGCATTAAATGAAATGGAAAATAATGAGATCTTAAAAGTATCGGCTAGTGATATGGGATTTATGGCAGATATTGCTTCTTGGTGTAAAAAAACTGGAAATACTTTATTAAAAACAATGCGAGTTAACAATGAAAATATTGTCTATATAAAAAAGGGTCTAAATGTTATTGAAAACAAATCAGAGGTTAAAGATGGTAAGACAATGGTTGTATTTAGTGGTGATTTAGATAAAGTGTTAGCGTCATTTATTATTGCAAATGGTGCAGCAGCAATGAATCGTCCAGTAACGATGTTCTTTACTTTTTGGGGTTTAAATGTTTTACGTAAAAGTGAGAATATCAAAGTTAAAAAATCATTTATTGATAAATTATTTGGATTAATGATGCCAAGAGGTAGTCGTAAGTTAAAGTTATCAAAAATGAATATGGCTGGTATAGGTACTAGTATGATGAAAAAGGTTATGAATGATAAAAATGTTGATTCATTAGAAATATTAATGAAAAAAGCCATAGACAATGGCGTGCGTTTAGTTGCTTGTACAATGTCTATGGATATTATGGGAATTACAAAAGATGAATTAATTGATGGAGTTGAATTTGGAGGAGTAGCATCTTATTTAGCTGATGCTGAAGACGCTAATGTAAACTTATTTATCTAA
- a CDS encoding 5'-methylthioadenosine/adenosylhomocysteine nucleosidase — MKIGIVCASDDELAPFLTMIDSYKVTEKAMLKFYEGQICDMQVVALFSGVCKVNATIATQILIDIFGVNIVINAGVAGGMDPKLKIFDTVISTEVCYHDVAQDVLTEFHPWLKTIFFEADRELIKISERAVKETEPKGKVFWGRIVTGESFITSEGRKEINDEFTPLATDMETASIAHVCYVNKIPFLSICCITDTAEHNGIENFEENCAKASVIAKDITVALLKEYNSQHKMEQQN, encoded by the coding sequence ATGAAAATCGGAATTGTATGTGCCAGTGATGATGAACTTGCGCCTTTTTTAACTATGATAGATAGCTACAAGGTTACGGAAAAGGCAATGCTAAAATTTTATGAGGGACAAATTTGTGATATGCAAGTTGTTGCTTTATTTTCGGGGGTATGTAAGGTAAACGCTACCATAGCAACACAAATATTGATTGACATTTTTGGAGTGAATATCGTTATCAATGCAGGAGTAGCAGGCGGAATGGACCCAAAGCTGAAAATATTTGACACTGTTATATCTACGGAAGTCTGTTATCATGATGTTGCACAAGATGTTTTAACGGAATTTCACCCGTGGCTGAAAACTATATTTTTTGAAGCAGACAGGGAATTGATAAAAATATCTGAAAGAGCTGTAAAAGAAACAGAGCCCAAAGGCAAAGTGTTTTGGGGACGGATAGTTACGGGGGAATCTTTTATAACCAGCGAAGGACGAAAAGAAATCAATGATGAATTTACACCTCTGGCGACCGATATGGAAACGGCAAGTATCGCTCATGTATGCTATGTGAACAAGATACCATTTCTTTCAATCTGTTGTATTACAGATACCGCTGAACATAATGGTATTGAAAATTTTGAAGAAAATTGCGCTAAGGCTTCTGTGATTGCAAAAGATATTACAGTAGCTTTATTGAAGGAATATAACAGTCAGCATAAAATGGAGCAACAAAACTAG
- a CDS encoding GNAT family N-acetyltransferase has translation MKLLIEIKEVCRQDYKKAQKFAIQGMHLDWYMDSKVILDLYAKYFWYMELNRATKVYGAYIDDIFVGVLLAEIKNEPKRYYSVSKAFYVKIFDWLQHLVAGKGVEEYDEANKDMYKSFCQKNNPDGEIIFFAADPDCKIKGIGTALLSAFEKDESGKLIYLYTDNACTYQFYEHRGFERSEERQVVLDLDKKQVPLTCLFYTKKITEQ, from the coding sequence GTGAAGCTATTGATTGAGATAAAAGAAGTTTGCAGACAAGATTACAAAAAAGCTCAGAAATTTGCAATTCAGGGAATGCATTTAGATTGGTATATGGATAGCAAAGTTATTTTGGATTTGTACGCAAAATATTTCTGGTATATGGAACTAAATCGTGCAACAAAAGTTTATGGTGCTTATATTGATGATATTTTTGTGGGTGTTTTACTTGCCGAAATAAAGAATGAGCCAAAACGTTATTACAGCGTGTCAAAAGCGTTTTATGTGAAGATATTTGATTGGCTTCAGCATCTTGTGGCGGGAAAAGGTGTTGAAGAATATGATGAAGCGAATAAAGATATGTATAAGTCTTTTTGCCAAAAGAATAATCCTGATGGAGAGATAATTTTTTTTGCCGCTGACCCTGATTGCAAAATTAAAGGTATTGGAACAGCATTATTGTCTGCATTTGAAAAAGATGAAAGCGGAAAACTTATTTATTTATACACAGATAATGCTTGCACTTATCAATTTTATGAGCATAGAGGTTTTGAACGTTCAGAAGAACGACAAGTTGTGCTTGACTTGGATAAAAAGCAAGTTCCTTTAACTTGTCTGTTTTATACAAAGAAAATTACTGAACAGTAA